From a single Microcoleus sp. FACHB-672 genomic region:
- a CDS encoding ATP-grasp domain-containing protein: MNSTSDFKYFQGNSFSDLFAQDITDARYAFLLNYPATASWAAYPNRQKYFIQDGSSEATKTTFDKICQKEPWKNLAVLGDAIPGIIITDPPNSLLDYWREHFGFSYSNIMKRIDCATYLDELSESDEFDKLISLFPFDHLKPEKHAVHPDNHYHLLSKATLAKLGVQCPKFSSYNLHEISIEDIVLPEEFPFLIKTSHGLSGEGTYIIKSDSELDYCLREVKKYLDIKLLDTIIVSEFVKNVVENYCVQFYVSKAGDITLIGTTGQLVTPEGSYLGGVIDYRQTDMTKFYDMIAAIGQSANKQGYFGVIGFDVLEDKDGQMYVIDANFRVNGSTPLCLQRHTLLGLGKEVAKYSSDYRMDGTLDSILATLKPELERKDFIILSALDKVKYGKIHTDIYGIVAGETLEEVQHIEKNLKEKGLQGLS, from the coding sequence ATGAACTCAACATCCGACTTTAAATATTTTCAGGGTAATTCTTTTTCCGATTTGTTTGCTCAAGACATCACGGATGCGCGTTATGCGTTCCTACTAAATTACCCTGCAACTGCAAGCTGGGCGGCTTACCCCAACCGGCAGAAATATTTTATTCAAGACGGCAGTAGTGAAGCCACTAAAACCACCTTCGACAAGATTTGCCAGAAGGAACCTTGGAAAAATCTGGCGGTGCTAGGTGATGCCATTCCAGGGATTATTATCACCGATCCGCCAAATTCGCTGCTTGACTACTGGCGCGAGCATTTTGGCTTTAGCTATTCCAATATTATGAAGAGAATAGACTGCGCGACGTATCTTGATGAGCTTAGTGAGAGTGATGAGTTTGACAAACTCATCAGTTTATTTCCCTTCGATCATCTCAAACCTGAAAAACACGCCGTCCATCCAGACAATCATTACCACTTGCTCAGCAAAGCAACCCTAGCCAAATTGGGGGTGCAATGCCCGAAATTTTCAAGCTACAACCTGCACGAAATCAGTATCGAAGACATTGTATTACCAGAGGAATTTCCCTTCTTAATTAAAACCTCTCACGGACTATCAGGAGAAGGCACTTATATTATTAAAAGCGACAGCGAGCTAGACTACTGTTTGCGGGAAGTGAAGAAATATCTCGATATTAAGTTGCTCGATACGATTATTGTCTCGGAATTCGTCAAGAATGTCGTGGAAAACTACTGCGTGCAGTTCTACGTCAGTAAGGCGGGAGATATTACGCTCATCGGCACAACCGGCCAACTTGTTACCCCAGAAGGTAGCTATTTAGGGGGAGTAATTGACTACCGGCAAACCGACATGACCAAATTCTATGACATGATTGCCGCCATTGGCCAATCTGCAAATAAACAGGGATATTTTGGTGTTATTGGCTTCGATGTCCTTGAAGATAAAGACGGACAGATGTATGTGATCGATGCCAATTTCCGAGTCAATGGTTCAACTCCCCTTTGCTTGCAACGCCATACTCTGCTAGGGCTAGGAAAGGAGGTGGCAAAATATTCCAGTGACTACCGAATGGATGGCACATTAGACTCGATTCTAGCCACCCTGAAGCCAGAACTAGAGCGCAAAGACTTTATCATTTTGTCCGCTTTAGATAAGGTTAAATACGGAAAAATTCACACCGATATTTACGGGATTGTTGCTGGAGAAACGCTGGAGGAAGTGCAGCACATTGAGAAGAATTTAAAAGAGAAAGGGTTGCAGGGACTAAGCTAA
- a CDS encoding chemotaxis protein CheB, with protein sequence MIKQAQSAILSDFPAADFFLIAIGASQGGLKAVSEILSVLPADFPAAITIVQHLSADYPNYMAEILTRRTALRVKPAEDGERLRPGTVYTAVPNKHLIVKADKTLRLSNQPKVNFVRPAANKMFTSVAASFKTRAIAVVLTGNQCDGALGIVAIKKYGGFVIAQDEASCECFSMPKAAIATEKVDLILPLSAIADTLLDLVISAKTA encoded by the coding sequence GTGATCAAGCAGGCACAATCGGCAATCTTATCTGATTTCCCCGCTGCCGATTTCTTTCTAATCGCAATCGGCGCTTCTCAGGGGGGGCTAAAAGCAGTTAGCGAGATTTTATCTGTCTTACCGGCAGACTTTCCCGCTGCGATTACTATAGTGCAGCATCTCAGTGCCGATTACCCTAACTATATGGCTGAAATCCTCACGAGGCGAACGGCTTTGCGCGTTAAGCCGGCAGAAGACGGGGAACGGCTACGCCCAGGAACGGTTTACACTGCTGTTCCCAACAAGCACCTGATCGTTAAGGCAGACAAGACACTACGTTTGTCAAATCAACCAAAGGTGAATTTTGTGCGCCCCGCTGCCAATAAAATGTTTACCTCGGTAGCAGCCAGTTTTAAAACACGGGCGATTGCAGTTGTACTGACTGGCAATCAATGCGATGGCGCTTTGGGGATAGTCGCCATTAAAAAGTATGGTGGCTTCGTGATCGCTCAGGATGAGGCTAGTTGCGAGTGTTTCAGTATGCCAAAGGCTGCCATTGCTACGGAAAAAGTAGATTTAATTCTTCCCTTAAGTGCGATTGCCGACACCCTGCTGGATCTGGTGATTTCAGCAAAAACTGCCTAG